In Podospora pseudopauciseta strain CBS 411.78 chromosome 3, whole genome shotgun sequence, one genomic interval encodes:
- a CDS encoding hypothetical protein (EggNog:ENOG503P1Y9), producing MSSRSGSETKKPKRQPKPQVYESEGEESEDYAPPPRRRGKRQQQQGGGGPLDSLALDSVGQTAGGLVNGATGVLGGVAGGAVNQQGGGGGGKSDTLRLRLDLNLDIEITLKAKIHGDLELALLRDISKTRPPMWRTISRLFA from the exons ATGTCTTCCCGAAGCGGCTCAGAgaccaagaagcccaagcgCCAGCCAAAGCCCCAGGTCTACGAGTCTGAGGGTGAGGAGTCTGAGGACtatgctcctcccccacggAGACGCGGAAAgcgccagcaacagcagggcggcggtggtccCCTTGACAGCCTTGCCCTCGACAGCGTCGGACAGACAGCAGGCGGCCTTGTCAACGGTGCAACCGGTGTGCTAGGTGGTGTAGCTGGCGGCGCCGTCAACCAacaaggcggtggtggcggcggcaagAGCGACACTTTGAGGCTTCGTCTtgacctcaacctcgacattGAGATTACTCTCAAGGCAAAGATCCATGGTGATCTTGAGCTTGCTCTCTTG AGAGACATAAGCAAGACACGCCCTCCCATGTGGAGGACGATCAGCAGGCTGTTTGCCTAG
- a CDS encoding hypothetical protein (EggNog:ENOG503P4AJ), giving the protein MVVGLLVIAGIPTTIGVCEALSAQKKANEAAKEKAKFRMTVTVSLDEDGPVECWCVLKNGMLWIDHPSFPVPGHKFFGYYFPYPSEEQHLGMVSTIADDPPMLNWIYVDKDTNLVRHGGRQATLGHTIGPWFWTSDEKWLTLEGDAARFVAVQMENKKWAIALDRDGCFSEEDVSESEEEGESEDDSETEGDKEELWPEGGVLNRHRSRQWVPVLLRRQLQLGMESRYVKGANG; this is encoded by the exons ATGGTCGTGGGCTTGCTTGTCATAGCGGGCATTCCCACGACGATAGGGGTCTGCGAAGCCCTGAGCGcgcagaagaaggccaatGAAGCGGCAAAAGAGAAGGCCAAGTTCCGTATGACGGTCACCGTTTCTCTCGACGAGGATGGCCCGGTCGAGTGTTGGTGCGTTTTGAAGAACGGCATG TTGTGGATCGACCACCCGTCCTTTCCTGTGCCTGGCCACAAGTTCTTTGGGTACTACTTCCCATACCCGTCCGAGGAGCAGCACTTGGGCATGGTGAGCACCATCGCCGACGACCCGCCCATGCTGAACTGGATCTATGTCGATAAAGACACCAACTTGGTGCGCCATGGAGGGCGGCAGGCTACGCTGGGACACACCATTGGCCCATGGTTCTGGACCAGTGATGAGAAGTGGCTGACGCTGGAAGGTGACGCGGCCCGCTTTGTGGCGGTTCAGATGGAAAACAAGAAATGGGCCATCGCTTTGGATCGCGATGGGTGTTTttcggaggaggatgtgagtgaaagcgaggaggagggtgagagTGAGGATGACAGCGAAACGGAGGgggacaaggaggagctATGGCCGGAAGGGGGCGTGTTGAACAGACACCGTTCGCGCCAGTGGGTCCCTGTGTTGCTTCGCCGGCAGCTGCAGTTGGGAATGGAGAGCCGCTATGTCAAGGGCGCGAATGGGTAG
- a CDS encoding hypothetical protein (COG:S; EggNog:ENOG503NUWW), with amino-acid sequence MSDIAKKTLPSRKGKKQQQQQEVSTPQEENVPRSAPSPPAIDLQKEQNKNREEEEENDEVVTTSGDFEGNDGSEVERESGGYTHLEKPKETEEGIQMEDKEEEKPEKVEPEAMSDKTETEAGEDTKTTTEEKVESSEKPESDKAEEETQTSAADKISEAPSGLTEQAKKAFDQASENQPTDEARQEFLKSAKEDATTTSEKPPASETVDKAASEKPDVEAADNNIDEPEPATSEKPDIDTKTVSDKAESVAKSGSEKPDVEQQTEKAPSTTGTEQQQRQTEAGEQAQEQFDPHQIQDGQSQVQDFSPSQAEGQPEGTIQEDQPQGVEAGEGSTVAEQMDFSILKNGTVNKGGNVVSDGKVVGRVVSGILQYLIGKKVDENGDIWSDNGKIIGKAEPISDSERDDMLKESAPFESFPDAVVDGNGMVVSNGEWVGKIIEGDVKQLRGKSVDADGDVLDKAGNVIGKAERWEPEEEVEEEVKEVDNSLLAGKRVNKAGYVVDGNGVIYGRVVEGDPKRMVGRMCDRKGNILSESGDVLGKAELVSEGEREGSKEGPFAELEGCTVAKDGTVVTPSGDIVGRLVKGEGKVLFGRAVDEDGDVLDKNGNVIGKAERWEPEEVQKSKNPMSGRKVNKEGNVVDGDGNLIGKLTSGDPQVCSGKGIDDDGDVVDQKGTVIGHCSLLEDIPEVKDEETPEQKEKREQAENDKKMAIQMSVCIAQCLDKIRPICKMITEKIDKAERTPEDERDEEQLVKEVRPLIEEGGRILTEAQGIIKGLDPDGRISANAKHKTAAREATPEEYRLAELLKDLTGDVTQCIDNAKRKLEDMPHAKKELNPLWGLLNEPLFQILAAVGLLLSGVLNLVGRLLSGLGLGGLVDGLLGTLGLNRVLAGLGLGSFSDSLKSGKKKKGGLLGGVLGG; translated from the exons ATGTCCGACATTGCGAAGAAGACGCTCCCCTCCCGCAAGGGAaagaagcagcaacagcagcaggaggtCTCCACCCCCCAAGAGGAAAACGTCCCTCGCTctgccccctcccctccggcTATTGATCTCCAGAAGGAGCAGAACAAGAaccgggaggaggaggaggagaacgaCGAGGTTGTGACCACGTCGGGGGATTTCGAGGGGAATGATGGCAgtgaggtggagagggagagtgGGGGGTATACTCATCTGGAGAAGCCCAAGGAAACAGAGGAGGGGATCCAGATGGAGgataaggaggaggagaagccggAGAAGGTTGAGCCCGAGGCTATGAGTGACAAGACGGAGActgaggctggggaggatACTAAGACTAcgacggaggagaaggtcgaGTCGTCCGAGAAGCCAGAGTCTGACAAGGCTGAGGAAGAGACCCAGACCTCCGCCGCGGATAAGATCTCTGAGGCGCCGTCGGGGTTGACGGAGCAGGCTAAGAAGGCTTTTGACCAGGCGAGCGAGAACCAGCCTACTGATGAGGCTAGGCAGGAGTTCCTCAAGAGTGCAAAGGAGGATGCTACCACCACATCGGAGAAGCCTCCTGCCTCGGAGACAGTCGACAAGGCTGCCTCGGAGAAGCCAGACGTTGAGGCTGCGGATAACAACATCGACGAGCCTGAGCCTGCTACTTCTGAGAAGCCAGACATTGACACCAAGACTGTCAGCGACAAGGCCGAGTCTGTCGCCAAGTCAGGGTCCGAGAAGCCCGATGTTGAGCAGCAAACAGAGAAagccccctccaccactggcacggagcagcagcaacgccAAACTGAAGCTGGTGAGCAAGCACAAGAGCAATTCGACCCCCACCAAATCCAAGACGGCCAGTCACAGGTCCAGGacttctccccatcccaagcCGAAGGTCAACCCGAAGGTACAATCCAAGAGGACCAACCCCAAGGCGTCGAAGCAGGCGAGGGCTCCACCGTAGCCGAACAAATGGACTTTTCCATTCTCAAGAACGGCACCGTCAACAAAGGCGGCAACGTCGTTTCCGATGGCAAGGTTGTCGGTCGTGTCGTGAGCGGCATCCTGCAGTACCTCATCGGCAAGAAGGTCGACGAAAACGGGGATATCTGGTCCGACAACGGCAAGATCATCGGCAAGGCTGAGCCCATCTCTGACTCGGAACGTGATGACATGCTCAAAGAGTCTGCGCCGTTCGAGTCCTTCCCTGACGCGGTTGTTGACGGGAATGGGATGGTTGTCAGCAATGGGGAGTGGGTGGGCAAGATTATCGAAGGGGATGTCAAGCAGTTGAGGGGGAAGtctgttgatgctgatggggaCGTGCTTGACAAGGCGGGGAATGTGATTGGGAAGGCGGAACGTTgggagccggaggaggaggtggaggaggaggttaaGGAGGTGGATAATAGCTTGTTGGCTGGGAAGAGGGTCAACAAGGCGGGGTATGTGGTTGATGGGAACGGGGTTATTTacgggagggtggtggagggggatccgaagaggatggtggggaggatgtgtGATAGGAAGGGGAATATTCTGAGTGAGAGTGGTGATGTTTTGGGGAAGGCGGAGTTGGTTAgtgagggggagagggagggatcCAAGGAGGGGCCGTTTGCCGAGTTGGAGGGGTGCACGGTTGCTAAGGATGGGACTGTTGTTACGCCTTCGGGGGATATCGTGGGGAGATTGGTGAAGGGAGAGGGCAAGGTCTTGTTTGGCAGggcggttgatgaggatggtgatgtgtTGGATAAGAATGGCAATGTCATTGGCAAGGCTGAGCGCTGGGAGCCCGAGGAGGTTCAGAAGTCCAAGAACCCCATGTCGGGCCGCAAGGTCAACAAAGAGGGcaatgttgttgatggtgatggtaaCCTCATTGGCAAGTTGACTTCTGGCGATCCTCAGGTCTGCTCGGGCAAGGGGATTGACGACGacggtgatgttgtcgacCAGAAGGGCACTGTCATTGGCCACTGCTCGCTTCTTGAGGACATTCCTGAGGTCAAGGACGAGGAGACACCTGAACAGAAGGAGAAGCGCGAGCAAGCTGAGAATGACAAGAAGATGGCCATCCAGATGTCTGTCTGCATTGCCCAGTGCCTTGACAAGATTCGACCTATCTGCAAGATGATCACCGAG AAAATTGACAAGGCAGAGCGCACACCGGAAGACGAGCGCGACGAAGAGCAGCTTGTCAAGGAGGTCCGCCCTCTAATCGAAGAGGGTGGCCGCATCTTGACCGAGGCTCAAGGCATCATCAAGGGCCTCGACCCTGATGGCCGCATCTCGGCCAACGCCAAGCACAAGACTGCTGCTCGCGAGGCCACCCCGGAGGAGTACCGTCTTGCTGAGCTCCTCAAGGATCTCACTGGCGATGTCACTCAGTGCATCGACAATGCCAAGCGCAAGCTTGAGGATATGCCCCACGCAAAGAAGGAGCTCAACCCTCTGTGGGGTCTGCTCAACGAGCCTCTGTTCCAGATCCTTGCCGCcgttgggttgttgttgagtggTGTGCTCAACCTCGTTGGCAGATTG CTAAGCGGCCTTGGATTGGGAGGACTGGTTGACGGGCTGCTAGGTACACTCGGCTTGAACCGCGTCCTTGCCGGATTGGGTCTTGGATCCTTCAGTGACAGTCTCAAGTCGggtaagaagaagaagggtggtCTTTTGGGCGGAGTCTTGGGTGGCTAA
- a CDS encoding hypothetical protein (COG:S; EggNog:ENOG503PGFV) has translation MTSKQFTQASQLPRSRRQSQDDIVEVGHEDESDIEVEDITDQPEPETQEKRDLPDRTKSRSPAYVAPIPKIGSIPEVSPGISLSPERPKLPPYVGSILMGKTVDEYGDIVDDQTGQVLARAGGDLPEIIGRKVSNRDGDILGDNGELLGYVADIEIERKPSTSPHSPRTESQPRSLLDMMRKANASLMVDHLGNILDASGNVVGKFLDNNNPLHRKEKEQQELRERIQQQAEAGPSSVRKKKQGKKSEKEGKEGGQEDGVADEQEEHPSPPPKSPKREQQKQSQAKEQEQEPDQPRQPRRTEEERRQNAESWRKENPSDSPSDIFLDVKSTKEGIQLTIRIPTVFGSQQIKPNISFS, from the coding sequence ATGACATCCAAACAATTCACTCAGGCATCTCAACTGCCAAGGTCTCGCCGGCAGTCACAGGATGACATTGTGGAGGTTGGCCATGAAGACGAGAGCGACATCGAAGTTGAGGACATTACCGACCAGCCGGAGCCAGAGACACAGGAAAAAAGGGATCTCCCAGACAGAACGAAAAGTAGGAGCCCAGCATATGTTGCCCCTATTCCCAAGATTGGCAGCATTCCAGAGGTTTCCCCTGGAATCTCCTTATCACCTGAGCGACCAAAATTGCCGCCTTATGTGGGGTCTATTCTGATGGGCAAGACAGTTGATGAGTATGGGGACATTGTAGACGATCAGACGGGGCAGGTGCTCGCCCGTGCCGGCGGTGACCTCCCCGAGATTATTGGGCGCAAAGTCTCCAACAGGGACGGCGACATACTGGGAGACAACGGGGAACTTTTGGGTTATGTCGCCGACATTGAGATCGAAAGGAAACCCAGCACGAGCCCACATTCACCACGGACCGAGTCCCAACCTCGCAGCTTACTGGACATGATGCGAAAGGCCAATGCTTCCTTGATGGTTGACCACCTGGGCAATATTCTGGATGCGTCTGGGAATGTCGTGGGGAAGTTCCTTGATAACAACAACCCGCTTCACCGCAAAGAGAAAGAGCAACAGGAACTTCGAGAGCGCATTCAACAGCAAGCAGAGGCTGGGCCGTCATCAGtgaggaaaaagaagcaagGGAAAAAGTCTGAGAAGGAAGGCAAAGAGGGAGGTCAGGAGGATGGCGTGGCAGACGAGCAAGAAGAGCATCCGTCACCGCCGCCAAAATCTCCCAAGAGagagcagcagaagcagtcTCAGGCAAaagagcaggagcaggagccggACCAGCCGAGACAACCCAGACGAacggaggaagagagaagacAGAACGCGGAATCTTGGAGAAAGGAGAACCCCAGTGACAGCCCGTCCGATATCTTCCTGGACGTGAAGTCAACAAAGGAAGGGATTCAACTTACCATTCGGATTCCTACCGTGTTTGGTAGTCAGCAGATCAAGCCTAACATCTCGTTTTCTTGA